From Streptomyces sp. NBC_00370, a single genomic window includes:
- a CDS encoding DUF1003 domain-containing protein, with translation MANERLDKDAGRERAKSGGGPRIRLDQPRPQRRRLLPDYDPEAFGRLSERVARFLGTGRFIVWMTLIIILWVIWNIAAPRGLRFDQYPFIFLTLALSLQASYAAPLILLAQNRQDDRDRVTQEQERKQNERSISDTEYLTREIAALRMGLGEVATRDWIRSELQDMVRDMNEERPSRRPPQPPPRPGQDPGHGREEADR, from the coding sequence GTGGCGAATGAGCGGCTGGACAAGGACGCGGGCAGGGAGCGCGCGAAGAGCGGCGGCGGTCCGCGGATCCGGCTGGACCAGCCACGGCCGCAGCGCCGCAGGCTGCTGCCCGACTACGACCCGGAGGCGTTCGGGCGGCTCTCCGAACGGGTCGCCCGCTTCCTCGGCACGGGCCGGTTCATCGTATGGATGACGCTGATCATCATCCTGTGGGTGATCTGGAACATCGCGGCGCCCCGGGGACTGCGCTTCGACCAGTACCCGTTCATCTTCCTGACGCTGGCGCTGTCCCTCCAGGCGTCCTACGCGGCTCCGCTGATCCTGCTCGCGCAGAACAGGCAGGACGACAGGGACAGGGTCACCCAGGAGCAGGAGCGCAAGCAGAACGAGCGCTCCATCTCCGACACCGAATATCTGACCCGGGAGATCGCGGCACTGCGGATGGGGCTCGGCGAGGTCGCCACCCGCGACTGGATCCGCTCCGAGCTGCAGGACATGGTGCGGGACATGAACGAGGAGCGCCCGTCCCGGCGCCCGCCGCAGCCGCCGCCCCGACCAGGTCAGGACCCTGGTCACGGACGTGAGGAAGCAGACCGCTGA